The DNA window GGTGCCGAAGGTCATAGAAAAGTAGTTAGTCATTAGCAGTTAGTACTTGGTCGCAGAGCTCAATTCATTCCATGGATTTGAACGTTCTCACTGTCGAAGCTGTCCGTACCGCCGTTGTAGAGCGGGTGCTGAATCCTGTCGCACTGGTTGAAGAGCACTACAAGAAGATCGAAGCAGAAGACGCGAACATCGGCGCGTTTCTAACGCTGACCAAAGAGCGCGCGCTGGCGAAGGCGCATGAGGTACAGAAGGCGGCAGATAAGGGTGAAGCGCTTGGGCCGCTGGCGGGGGTGCCCATCGCGGTGAAGGACGCGATGGTGATGAAGGGAGTGAGGTCGACCGCCGGGTCGAAGATCCTCGACAACTTCGTATCCCCGTATGACTGCACAGCTGTGAAGCGGTTGGAAGATGCCGGCGCGATTGTGCTTGGTAAGACGAACTGCGATGAGTTCGCGATGGGTTCGTCGAATGAGAACTCGGGATACTGGCCGGTAAAGAATCCGCGAGACACTTCGCGAGTGCCGGGCGGGTCGTCGGGCGGGTCGGCTGCAGCGGTGGCTGCGGATTTTGCGGTTGCGGCGCTCGGTTCCGATACCGGTGGTTCCATCCGCCAGCCCGCGGCGTATTGCGGAGTGGTGGGATTGCTTCCGACGTACGGGCGCGTATCGCGCTACGGGCTGATTGCGTTTGCGTCGTCGCTGGACCACATCGGTCCGATCACAAAGACCGTGAAAGACGCTGCCATCCTTCTCCACCACATAGCCGGACGCGACGAGATGGATTCGACATCAGCGGCGGTTCCGGTGCCAAACTACGAAGAAGAGATCGGCAAATCGGTGCGCGGGTTGAGAGTTGGCATTCCGAAAGAATACTTCGGAGAAGGGCTCGATCCGGAGGTGCGCGCGGCGGTTGAGGCAGCGATCCAGAGGCTCGCGAAGGATTGCGAATGCGAGATCGTGGAGATTTCGCTCCCACATACGGAGTATGCGATCCCTTGCTACTACATCATTGCCCCGGCAGAGGCATCGGCGAACCTGGCGCGGTTCGATGGCGTGCGCTACGGCTATCGCGCTTCCAATGTGAAAACCCTGTCGGAGATGTACCGGCGTACACGTGACGAGGGATTCGGCGCGGAGGTGAAGCGTCGCATCATGCTCGGCACGTACGCGCTGAGCGCGGGATACTACGACGCCTATTATCGAAAGGCGCAGCAGGTGCGCACGTTGCTAACACGCGATTTCGAACAGGCGTTTGGGAAAGTGGACGCCATCGTTTGTCCTACCACGCCGACGACGGCGTTCAAACTGGGCGAGAAGACCGACGATCCCGTGGGGATGTACCTGAACGACATCTACACGGTTACGGCGGACCTGGTTGGCGTGCCGGGGATCTCGGTGCCGTGCGGGAATTCGAAGGAAGGTCTGCCGATTGGGTTGCAGATCCTGGGCAAGCACTTCGATGAATCGACAGTGCTACGACTTGCGCACGCTTACGAGCACTCACGCGCGGCAGTCTAGTTGCAGGTACATCCAGCATGAAGGTGGTGAACGTACACGAGCGGTTCATTCCGCACTCGGCGTACGACGTTGGGCAACTGCTGCGCACGCTGGCGAGCGACGACGATCGTATCTGGCCGAACGGCGACTGGCCGGCTATGCAGTTCGATCGTCCATTGCAGGTTGGCGCCACCGGCGGACACGGGCCCATCGGGTACTTCGTTGAGGAATATGTACCGGGGGACCGCATCGTATTTCACTTCCTGCGGCCTAAAGGATTCAACGGCACACACGGCTTTTATGTGATCCCGAAGGATGAGGGATGCATACTTCGACACGAGATGCGAATGCGTGCCAGCTTCACCTCGACCTTCCAATGGATCTTCGTTTTTCGGCCGCTGCACGATGCGCTGCTGGAGGATGCACTGTACAAGGCGGCGGGGAACTTCGGGAATCCGGGGTCAGCGCCGAGATGGTCCTGGTTTGTGAAGTTCCTGCGTAATCGGCTGCGCAAGAAGCGACAGCGCTCGTAAAGGGTCAGAGTTCCTCAAGGCGAGTAGTTTTTACCTAATCACTTGAATCCTTCTTACAGGTAAGTGGCTGAAACCGTGGGTACAATGCACGGCAGGAATCGTGCTGCACGGTATAGACAGGTATAGAGTTCCAGGTACCGCGCAATCAGGAGGTAACGTGAAACGAGTTTTCATTATTGCCGTGCTGGCGATATTCGCATTGAGCATGACCGCGTTCGCACAGGGTAAGGGCAAAGGAAACAGCAAGGGTCAAGGCCAGGGAAATCCGCACGCCCAGGCAGCACAAGGCCATGGAAACCAAGGCAAGGGTGCCGCAAAGTCGCATCGTGATGACGATGGATGGGAAGTGCGCAACGGCTTCCAGTACCGGAGCTATGAAGGCGATAGCCGTCCGCCCGGATGGAACAAAGGTAAGAAGGTAGGCTGGGGCAACTGCGACGTACCGCCGGGTCAGGCGAAGAAGGGCGGCTGCTACAGCTACCTGCACCAGGGACGCCGATACTACTGGTATCGCGACGATATAGGACGGATTATTGTTCGCCGTCCGGTGATCAGGGCCGGAGTTGAGATCGGGTTATAGATTGTAGGGTCTCGAGGAGTGGCTAGCGGAAGGGTACCCGCTAGCCATTTTTCATTTATCGCGGTTTTCCTGGAAACAGTAGTTCATCAATTCCTGTCCATACTTCGCGCGCGCGTCTGGCGGAACGTCTGATTCCTTCACTTCACGAAAATCAAACTTGATTTCGCCGTTGGTTTGCACGGTGCCGAGCAGATATCCGTAAACGTTCGTCTGTGCCATGTCCGCCTGTTTTGCGCCTTCGGGCAAACGATAGCGATAGGCACCGGCGGTGCCGACAATCCATCCGGGAAGCACGGTGTTCTTCGCGCGGTTCTCTTCGGTATTGAAGATGTTTGCCATCAGGTAATGCGAGTGGCTGGCGAGGAGATAGACGCGCTTGCCGGTCTTCTGACGAAACTCGATGAGTTGGTTGTAGACACGTCTTCCGCTATCTGTCTGCTGGGGAGTGTCGTTCATGCTGTGAGCGGAGGCGAGGCTATCCGGTAGAGCAGCGTGGGTGCCGAGGACGACGGTCTTTACGGCAGGGTTGGATTCAGCGCTCTTGAGGGTGCGGGTGAACCATGACATTTGCGCACGCTCGAACTGGTCGGAAGTGGCGTTATCGAGGTAGATGAAATCCACCCCGCCCTGAATCCAGTGATACCAGGTTTTTACCTTGTGGTCTCTGGGGTCATCGAGCAGGCGCTGGCGACGCAAGGTGGGCGAACTGAGCCAGTCAGCGAACTGCGCAATGAAGTCGGCGCGAGTGCGGCCCAGTCCCATCTCGTGGTTGCCAAGCCCGATGTAGAAGGGAATGTCGCCGAACGGATGAATCTGGTTGTTGATGAAATCCTGCCAGGCGGTGTTGGCGTATTCGTTGATGGAAAGGCGCTTCGTGCGGTCGGCGCGCATGGACATGTCCTGATCGAAGTCGGACATGGCGCGGAGATCGCCGAGATGCCAGTAGAATTCGGCGCTCTGTTTCTGGACGTCGGCGGCAATGAGTGGCATGACGACGGAGCCGCAGTTCCGGGAGTCGCCGGAGACGGCAAACTTGAGTTGAGCGACGGCGGGAAGGCTGAGGAGAAGTAAGGCGATGAGGGTGCGGATCATGATCACGAAAACGTTACCCTTTCCGTCATCGATTTGGCAAAAGGTAACATAAGGCAGAACCCGGTGAGGAAGGGACTGGTTGACCGACCGGAGCAGTGTTGGTGGCTTTGGTGTGCACCCTGAAGGTTCATTTAAGGCGCAGGTGAGGGCACCTGCGCCCACACGTTTATTGCTGAGTGTAGTAGCTCTCGCCGGCGCAGGCGCGGCACAGAGTTTTTCCGTCGCGGATGACGTGGCGGTTGAAGTTGATACCTTCGCCGCACTGGCTGCACACGATGCGTTCGCCTTTGAATCCGGGCATATCTTCGGGACCGAGAGTGACTGAGACCCAATAAAAATCAAAGAGGTCGGAGTCGGGCATTTCGCGGTAGGCGAGCATCTGTTGCTGGTTCTTGCTTTCGATCTCGGGGTGAAGTTCGCGGGCGAGTTGCTTGGATGATTCGCGGGCGGCGACTCGCACGGCGCGGCCGGTTTCGAGGTCGACGAAGGTGGCGGCCATCTTGCCCCAGTCGCGAAACTTCAGGGCGCGCTTGCCGAGGCGGCATCCGGTGACGACGCCGATGGCGTCAGTGGCGCAGCGGTCGATTTCGACAAAGGTGACGAGGCGCTTGCGGTGTTTGCCGCGGGGATCGTCGAGGCCGAGATGGGCGAGTCCGGCGAGAGCCATGCGTACGCCGAGGACTTGTCCGGCGCAGAGGTGGCCATGGGCGATTTCGGCTTCGCGGAGGAGTTCATCGAGCGAGTGCACAAACCTATGTTAGTGCAGAACGAGATACGAATCCCTATTGCTCTTCTTCTCCTCCGACTGGCATGGCGTCGGCGGCGTGGCCGAAGACTTGGAAGGTTTGTTTTTGTCCGCCGAGTGGCTGGAATGTAACGCGGATGGGATTGCGCTCCCACTGCGGCGTTTCGCATTCGGATTCCGGCATCTCGCCATTCTTGGCTTCGCCGAGGCGTTGTTTGAGGACGGGCTTTTTGCGTCCGATCTGGAAGACGACGGCGGAGACTCGGGTGGCGTCGTCGCTGAGTCCGCAGTAAGCGACGTAGTCACGGAACCAACTGGCACCGGAGTAGAAGGGATCGAACTCGGGCAGGTTGAGTTGCGTGATGCGCATGGTGGAGCGGTCGACGAGGAGCCATCCGCCGCGCTGCCACTTCCAACGATGTTGCTTGGCTTTGGGGTCCTCGGGGAGCCAGTCGTTGAGGCGATAGGCTTTGCGGACGACGAAAAAACGGTCGGTGACTTCGTGGATGTCGCCGGTGGTGAATTCCTTGATCTTGCCGTCCACGAGGAGAGTGCGGATTTTGATCTCGATGGAGTTGTTTTCGCTAGGGCCGAGGTAGAACGGGACTTTTTGCCAGGGGCCGAAATTGAGGAGTTTCGGCTTGGCGGCCGCGAACGCAGGGGTCATGAAGGCGATAATGATGGCGCAGATGAGCAGAGGCCGTGGTAAACACTTCATTCTTCAAGGCTACGATGGGTGAAACAAAGCCGCAACTCCTGTGGATATCGTATGCAACCATTTTGGAGAGGCGAGATTCCCACTCTGGAATGGGTGCAATTGCGCTTCCACGGCGAAAGACTGCCTGCATACTTGTGGTCGACGATAACCACGATAATGCAGTGCTGATGCGCGAACTTCTGCATACGGACGGCTACCAGGTGCAGATCGCGGGAAATGCCGTCGAGGCAGAGGCGGCGATCCGCAGAGCGATGCCGGACCTAATCCTGCTGGACGTGGTGATGCCGGGGAAATCGGGCATTGAGCTGTGCCGTGAACTGAAGAACAACCCAGAAACGCGATTGATCCCGGTGGTGATGATCACCGGCCTGACGGAACGGGACGACAAGATTCGAGCCATCGAAGCCGGGGCCGACGATTTCCTGAACAAGCCTATTTTTCCGGAAGAGTTATTTGCGCGGGCGAAGTCGCTGCTGAAACTGAAAGAGTTTACGGACGAGCTGGAGAGCGCCGAAGACGTGCTGTGCACGCTGGGATTGAGCGTGGAATCGCGCGATCCCTATACGGCCGGCCACTGCGAAAGGCTGGCGGACTACGCGGAGCAGCTAGGACGGCATCTGGGGCTGGATGAGGATTTCATCGTTGCGCTTCGGCGGGGCGGGTATCTGCACGATATCGGGAAGATCACCGTTCCGGATGAGATTCTGAAGAAAGGTTCGAACCTGACACCCTCGGAGTGGCAGGTCATGCGACAGCATCCGGCGACCGGGGAGAACATCTGCAGGCCGCTAAAATCGTTGAAGAATGTATTGCCGATTATCCGGCATCATCACGAGCACTGGGACGGGAGCGGATATCCCGACGGGCTGCGGGGTGAGCACATTCCGCTGCTGGCAAGAATTTTGCAGACGGTGGATATCTACGATGCGCTGCGGACGGCGCGTCCGTATAAGCCAGCGCTGAGCCACGAGGAGGCGGGGCGGCTGATGCGGAGTGAGGCCGAAGCGGGACTTTGGGATCCGAAACTAGTGGGCGAATTCTTCGATTTGCTGCGGGTGCAGCGCGCTGCCTAACTGGCGAGCGCGCGTTCGGCGCGTTCCTTGATTCCCAGCATCATCTTTCTTTCCATCACAAAATGAGCCGGGTCGAAGACCAGGAACTCAAAGACCATGTGCGGAAGGCTGGAGTAGTCTCCGGCACGGCTGCGGACAAGCAGACGGGTACGGCCCCCATGTAACGACCGCACGTGGAAAGACCAGCACCCATAGACGGCGGTTTCGCCCTCTTCGAGGCGGCCCATGTCTTGAGGCATGACAAGGGCGAGAGAGCGGTAGGGTTCGAGGGCGGCGACGACCATGCGGGCGCGTCCGCCGTAGCGTTGAGGGTTGGCGAGCCAAACGGTGTCGCCGACACGCCGCTCCTGGAATTCGGGGACGATCTCGTCGGCGTTGCGCATATCGGCCAGAAAGAGATTCTCGAGCCAGGAATAGCTGTAGAAGCCTGCGCGGTCCTGTCCGATCTGAACCAGCCAGGGCCATACCTTTTCGACCGGGGCATTAATGGTGACAGCCCGGGTAGCGCGGTAGCGGCAGTTGGGAGCCAGATCATCGCCGAGGAGGTGCATTTCGCTCTCGTCCTCGGTGGCGCCCCAGTTCAAAAGGGAGGGGCGAACGCGCATCGCGTAGGCGACACCTGCGGCCATTCCAAGGCCAAAAAGTGCGGACAGTTTGGAATCGAGATGCTTGTTCATATGGCCGACTCGAATGCTTCTTCAGAATAGCGCAGGTACGTAATTTCGGGCATATGTCTGCTGCTGAAAAAGTGGAAAAACTGGTCCGCAGGCAAAGAAACAACCTATTTGTGCCAACAAAGTACAATCCAAACAGCGTCTAAGCTGCTGAATGGACTCGATGACATACAGCATTGTTATACCGGCTTACAACGAAGGACAGCGGATTACTGCCACGCTGGACAAAATCCTTGCCTACCTTACCCAGCAACATTGGATGGCAGAAATCTTGGTGGTGAACGACGGTTCGAGAGACAACACGGCGGATATTATCCGTGACTATGCCAAAACCCATCCATCGATTCGCCTGATTGAGAACCCGGGAAACCGGGGAAAGGGCTATTCGGTCCGTAACGGCATGATGCATGCGCAAGGGGACGTGCTTTTGTTCTCGGACGCGGATCTGTCGTCGCCGATTTATGAAGCGCAGAAGCTCTTCCAAGCGATCGAGCAAGGGGCAGACGTTGCCATCGGGTCGCGTTGGCTGAACGCGCAGCTGCAGACGGAACGCCAACCGATTCATCGTCAATTGTTCGGGCGCATCTTCAACCTGCTGCTCAGAGTGATCCTGGGGCTGAAAGAGAAAGACACGCAGTGCGGTTTCAAGGCATTTACGCGGAAATCGGCACAGGAGATCTTTTCGCGTCAGAGGATTGAGCGCTGGGGATTCGATCCGGAATTGTTATTTCTGGCGCGAAAATTCGAGTTCCAGGTGCGTGAGGTTCCGGTAGAGTGGGCGCACGACGACCGTTCGAAAATTAATCCCGTAGTGGATGGGTTCAAGATGTTCCTGGAGATCCTGAAGATCCGTTGGGCGGATTTGACCGGAAAGTACAATCGCGGCGTGAACAGTTACGCCGCGACGAATACAACAGGAGTACAAAGGTAAGTTGTCAGGAAGCCGCTGCCCTTCGAACCGCAACCCGGGGTAGCGGCACGATGGGCACCGTAATTACGCCCTTCTCTCGATCGTTCACCACCGTAAATTCCGAGCAACATTCGCTACAGAGCCAGAAGAACTCAACGGCTCTGACGGGTTTCCGCTCTCCGACTGTTGGGGATCCGCTGATCGTTCTGGAATCAATCTCAAACAGCTTACCGTCCCGCAAGTACCGGAAGGGTTTGGAGCAGGCAGGATTGGCACATTTTGAAAGCATCTTGTAAGGCCTCCGCGCTGCAAATTTTTTTGGTTACTGGGGGAGGAAGAGGCACCACGGCCTGTTCCTGTCTTGCGGTCTTTCTAATCGTCTGATGCAGCAACCCTGCTTTGGGCTGCTGTGGAAAATTGAAACTGCCGGAGGTCCAAACTACCACGATAGTTAGTGGGTTTGGAGTCGGGTGGTAAGATTTCAGGCTAACAGTTTAGCGCAATTTCCGTGTTCGTTCGGTACTGTGGATTTTTATTTTGTCCTGGAGTTCCTGACCATGCGCATCAACAAACAACTTAAGATGGCCTCTTTTGCACTAGCATTGGTGCTTTTCACAATTGCTGCTCCGGTCCTGGCTGCGGCGGGTGATGAGCCTGACTTGGCGACGATCACCGCGATCCGGCAGGAAGGTTTCCGCCGGTCGCAAGTAATGGAGATCCTGAGCGACCTGACGGACATGATTGGGCCGCGACTGACCGGTTCTCCGTCGATGAAGAAGTCGAACGAATGGACACGCGACAAACTGACGTCCTTCGGATTGACGAATGCCCGACTGGAACCGTGGGGCACTTTTGATCGCGGATGGTCGAATGAATTCGTTTCGGTCCGCATGTTGGCACCAGATGTAGCGATGCTGCAGGCTTTTCCCAAAGCTTGGTCGCCGGGTACTGATGGCGTGGTGAAGGCGGGCGCGATCCTGATCAACGTGACCAAACCGGAAGACCTTGAGAAATACCGCGGCAAGGTCGCAGGAAAAATCGTGCTCGTGGGCGCAGCAAAGGATTTGAAGCCGCGGGAAGAGGTTGAATCAGAACGGTACGACGACAAAAAGCTGGCGGAAATCGTGAACTACACGGTAGGTAACCGCTACGAAGGTCAGCGTGCCACGATCCTGGCGCAGCGTGCACTGGCCAAGGCGGTAACGAAGTTCCTGGCGGAAGAAAAGGCGCTGGCAGCTATCGAACCAAGCCGAGGTGAGGGCGGGATGATGTTCGTGCAGGGCACGTCAGCCTATAAGAAAGATGAATCGCCCGGAATTCCCAGCCTGGTGATGTCTCCAGAACACTACGGTCGCCTGGCTCGACTGCTTGGGCGAGAGACCCCGGTGGAATTGGAACTGGATGTTCGTAACAAGTGGTACGACAACGTCCAGCAGTTCAACACAGTTGCCGAGATTCCCGGAACGGACAAGAAGGACGAAGTTGTGATGCTCGGTGGGCATCTGGATTCCTGGCATTCTGGCACCGGCACGACCGACAACGCGACGGGTGTAGCGGTGGTGATGGAAGCGGTACGCATCCTGAAGGCACTGGACCTGAAGCCGCGGCGGACGATTCGCGTCGGACTGTGGGGCGGAGAAGAGCAAGGCCTGCTGGGCTCGCGGGGATACGTGACGGAGCACTTCGGCAACCGCGAACGCGTGCTGACCGCCGGCATGAACCCGGAAACGCCTGAGTACCTGCGGCCGCTGGGCAAACTCACGCTCAAGCCGGAGCAGGCGAAACTTTGTGCTTACTTCAATCTGGATAACGGGACAGGGCGTATTCGCGGAATCTATGCGCAGGAGAATGCAGCGGTTCGGCCGATCTTTGAGAAATGGCTGGAACCGTTTGCCGACCTGGGCGCCCACTCAGTGACGATGCGCAACACGAGCGGAACCGATCACCTGTCGTTCGATATGGTGGGCATTCCGGCTTTTCAATTCATTCAGGATCCAATCGAGTACGAGACGATTACGCACCACTCGAACCTGGATGTTTACGAACGGGCACAGAAAGAAGACCTGATGCAGGCAGCAGTCATCATGGCGTCTTTTATCTACAACGCCGCCATGCGGGACGAGATGCTTCCGCGCAAACCGCTCGAGAAGCCGCTTCCGGAGCAATTAAAGACCCACGTCGCCGGCTCGACCCCAGCGCAGCCGAAAGGATCAGGACGCGGGAATTAGACATACATCGATTGCTGAGACGGGCCGGATTTATCCGGCCCTTTTTCTTTTCCGCGGCATTACGCGTTTGCAGGCTCGATGACGACCGCTTCAGGCTTGCTGGTGATTTTGGGGATAACCAGTACCGATGACGGAGAAAAGCGGACGACGCGCTCCGTGGTGCGGCCGAGGGTGGTGTACTCGAGGAAAGCACGGTGCTCGGCAGCAATGATGACAAGATCGGCCTGGTTTTCGCGTGCGTAACCAACGAGCATTTCTCCGGGATCACCCTGAAGCACGATGTCATGCACTTTTCCGGATGACCAGACAGAATCCGGGATCCAGGCTTCCAGAGCGGAGTGGGCCTCTCTTATTGGCGCATAAGAAGGTGCGACGAAGACAACATGGAGGTCGGCGTCGAGCATGAGTGCAATGTCCGCGGCAGCGAGGAGACAGCGCTGTGAGAAGTCACCCAGATCGACGGCACAGACGATCTTTGGGATTGAACTTGCGTTTGCCGGCAGGGGCGAGCCTTTGACAACGACGACAGGACACGGAGCGGTACGAACGACATTTTCCGCCACGGATCCGAGCAGTACTTCACCATAGCCGTCGTACCCATGGCTGCCGAGAACGATGAGGTCGGGTGGGCGCTCCTCGACGTGTTGCAGGATGGTTTTGACGGGGTGGCCCTGGACGACGGTGGAGACATATTTCAATTGCGTGCCAAAGGCGTCGTCGCAAAGAGAATTCACCTGGCCCTCGACTTCAGTGCCGAGAACGTCGAGGGAGATGTCGGCGCCATCAGCCATCTTGGGCGCCCAGAGCGCATGGAAAACTTCAATTTGAGTTCGATAGCTGCTGGCGAACAGGCGAGCCCAGCTCAGCACAGATGGCGAAACCTGGCTCAGGTCAACGAGGCAGAGCAAGCGTTTGGGGAGGAAGATCATGTCGATTCGCGAGCATGATATGCCTGCCGCGCAACCCGGTCTATGACACGTGTTTGCTACTCGTATTCGCCTAACGTGCGGATTGCAGCGTCTTGGCCAGGTCTGCTCGCGCTACGGAAACCTGTTCGCCCTTGCTGAGGTCCTTCAGCGCGAATTGTCCGCTGGTCGCTTCGTTTTCGCCGACGATAATGGCGAAGCGAGCGCCGAGTTTGCTGGCTGTCTCCAGCGATTTCTTCAGGCGGAAGGTTTCATCACCAAGTTCGATTACGAGATCGTGGCGGCGCAGTTCACGCGCGAGTCGAGCCGCTTCCTTATTCATGCCCGCGCCCATCGGAGCGATGTAGGCGTCGGGACGGCGGACGAGCGCATCCCCTTGCTGCTGCTGTTGCAGCGAGAGCACGAGACGGTCTTCGCCGATGGCGAACCCGATGCCCGGAGCTTTCGGTCCACCGATGGCCTCGGAGAGACCGTCGTAGCGTCCGCCGCCGAGGATGGCGTTCTGCGCACCGAGCGCACCGTGTGTGAATTC is part of the Terriglobales bacterium genome and encodes:
- a CDS encoding dolichyl-phosphate beta-glucosyltransferase yields the protein MTYSIVIPAYNEGQRITATLDKILAYLTQQHWMAEILVVNDGSRDNTADIIRDYAKTHPSIRLIENPGNRGKGYSVRNGMMHAQGDVLLFSDADLSSPIYEAQKLFQAIEQGADVAIGSRWLNAQLQTERQPIHRQLFGRIFNLLLRVILGLKEKDTQCGFKAFTRKSAQEIFSRQRIERWGFDPELLFLARKFEFQVREVPVEWAHDDRSKINPVVDGFKMFLEILKIRWADLTGKYNRGVNSYAATNTTGVQR
- the gatA gene encoding Asp-tRNA(Asn)/Glu-tRNA(Gln) amidotransferase subunit GatA, with the translated sequence MDLNVLTVEAVRTAVVERVLNPVALVEEHYKKIEAEDANIGAFLTLTKERALAKAHEVQKAADKGEALGPLAGVPIAVKDAMVMKGVRSTAGSKILDNFVSPYDCTAVKRLEDAGAIVLGKTNCDEFAMGSSNENSGYWPVKNPRDTSRVPGGSSGGSAAAVAADFAVAALGSDTGGSIRQPAAYCGVVGLLPTYGRVSRYGLIAFASSLDHIGPITKTVKDAAILLHHIAGRDEMDSTSAAVPVPNYEEEIGKSVRGLRVGIPKEYFGEGLDPEVRAAVEAAIQRLAKDCECEIVEISLPHTEYAIPCYYIIAPAEASANLARFDGVRYGYRASNVKTLSEMYRRTRDEGFGAEVKRRIMLGTYALSAGYYDAYYRKAQQVRTLLTRDFEQAFGKVDAIVCPTTPTTAFKLGEKTDDPVGMYLNDIYTVTADLVGVPGISVPCGNSKEGLPIGLQILGKHFDESTVLRLAHAYEHSRAAV
- a CDS encoding M20/M25/M40 family metallo-hydrolase codes for the protein MRINKQLKMASFALALVLFTIAAPVLAAAGDEPDLATITAIRQEGFRRSQVMEILSDLTDMIGPRLTGSPSMKKSNEWTRDKLTSFGLTNARLEPWGTFDRGWSNEFVSVRMLAPDVAMLQAFPKAWSPGTDGVVKAGAILINVTKPEDLEKYRGKVAGKIVLVGAAKDLKPREEVESERYDDKKLAEIVNYTVGNRYEGQRATILAQRALAKAVTKFLAEEKALAAIEPSRGEGGMMFVQGTSAYKKDESPGIPSLVMSPEHYGRLARLLGRETPVELELDVRNKWYDNVQQFNTVAEIPGTDKKDEVVMLGGHLDSWHSGTGTTDNATGVAVVMEAVRILKALDLKPRRTIRVGLWGGEEQGLLGSRGYVTEHFGNRERVLTAGMNPETPEYLRPLGKLTLKPEQAKLCAYFNLDNGTGRIRGIYAQENAAVRPIFEKWLEPFADLGAHSVTMRNTSGTDHLSFDMVGIPAFQFIQDPIEYETITHHSNLDVYERAQKEDLMQAAVIMASFIYNAAMRDEMLPRKPLEKPLPEQLKTHVAGSTPAQPKGSGRGN
- a CDS encoding HD domain-containing phosphohydrolase translates to MGAIALPRRKTACILVVDDNHDNAVLMRELLHTDGYQVQIAGNAVEAEAAIRRAMPDLILLDVVMPGKSGIELCRELKNNPETRLIPVVMITGLTERDDKIRAIEAGADDFLNKPIFPEELFARAKSLLKLKEFTDELESAEDVLCTLGLSVESRDPYTAGHCERLADYAEQLGRHLGLDEDFIVALRRGGYLHDIGKITVPDEILKKGSNLTPSEWQVMRQHPATGENICRPLKSLKNVLPIIRHHHEHWDGSGYPDGLRGEHIPLLARILQTVDIYDALRTARPYKPALSHEEAGRLMRSEAEAGLWDPKLVGEFFDLLRVQRAA
- a CDS encoding universal stress protein; the encoded protein is MIFLPKRLLCLVDLSQVSPSVLSWARLFASSYRTQIEVFHALWAPKMADGADISLDVLGTEVEGQVNSLCDDAFGTQLKYVSTVVQGHPVKTILQHVEERPPDLIVLGSHGYDGYGEVLLGSVAENVVRTAPCPVVVVKGSPLPANASSIPKIVCAVDLGDFSQRCLLAAADIALMLDADLHVVFVAPSYAPIREAHSALEAWIPDSVWSSGKVHDIVLQGDPGEMLVGYARENQADLVIIAAEHRAFLEYTTLGRTTERVVRFSPSSVLVIPKITSKPEAVVIEPANA
- a CDS encoding FmdE family protein; this translates as MHSLDELLREAEIAHGHLCAGQVLGVRMALAGLAHLGLDDPRGKHRKRLVTFVEIDRCATDAIGVVTGCRLGKRALKFRDWGKMAATFVDLETGRAVRVAARESSKQLARELHPEIESKNQQQMLAYREMPDSDLFDFYWVSVTLGPEDMPGFKGERIVCSQCGEGINFNRHVIRDGKTLCRACAGESYYTQQ